From Pseudomonas sp. StFLB209, a single genomic window includes:
- a CDS encoding cytochrome b: MSKFMAWIDARFPATRMWEEHLSKYYAPKNFNFFYFFGSLALLVLVNQLATGVWLTMNYTPTAEDAFASVEYIMRDVEYGAILRLLHSTGASAFFIVVYLHMFRGLLYGSYQKPRELVWIFGMFIYLALMAEAFMGYLLPWGQMSYWGAQVIISLFGAIPFIGDALTEWIRGDYLISGITLNRFFALHVVALPIVILGLVVLHILALHEVGSNNPDGIDIKKLKDENGVPLDGIPFHPYYTVKDIVGVAVFLFVFCTIVFFFPEMGGYFLEKPNFEAANPFKTPEHIAPVWYFTPFYAILRAIPDKLMGVMAMGAAIAVLFVLPWLDRSPVRSMRYKGWLSRVWLAVFCVAFVTLGVLGVLSPTPGRTLLSQICTFLYFAYFILMPFYTRLEKTKPVPERVTG; the protein is encoded by the coding sequence ATGAGCAAATTCATGGCATGGATCGATGCGCGGTTCCCGGCAACCCGGATGTGGGAAGAGCATCTAAGCAAGTATTACGCACCCAAGAATTTCAACTTTTTCTATTTCTTCGGCTCGCTGGCGTTGCTGGTGCTGGTCAACCAACTGGCCACCGGTGTCTGGTTGACCATGAACTACACGCCGACCGCCGAAGATGCCTTCGCGTCTGTCGAGTACATCATGCGTGATGTGGAGTACGGCGCCATCCTGCGTCTGCTGCACTCCACCGGGGCTTCGGCATTCTTTATCGTGGTCTACCTGCACATGTTTCGCGGCCTGCTGTACGGCTCTTACCAGAAGCCTCGTGAGCTGGTGTGGATCTTCGGTATGTTCATCTACCTGGCGCTGATGGCAGAGGCGTTCATGGGCTATCTGTTGCCCTGGGGGCAGATGTCCTACTGGGGGGCGCAGGTGATCATCTCGCTATTCGGTGCCATTCCTTTTATCGGCGACGCGCTGACCGAGTGGATTCGTGGCGATTATCTGATCTCCGGCATCACCCTCAACCGCTTCTTCGCCTTGCACGTGGTGGCCCTGCCGATCGTGATTCTCGGCCTGGTGGTTCTGCATATCCTGGCGCTGCATGAAGTCGGTTCGAACAATCCTGACGGCATCGATATCAAGAAGCTCAAGGACGAGAACGGCGTTCCGCTGGACGGTATCCCGTTCCATCCGTATTACACGGTCAAGGATATCGTTGGCGTTGCGGTGTTTCTCTTTGTGTTCTGCACCATTGTGTTCTTCTTTCCGGAAATGGGCGGTTACTTCCTGGAAAAGCCCAATTTCGAAGCGGCCAATCCGTTCAAGACTCCGGAGCATATTGCGCCGGTCTGGTACTTCACGCCGTTCTACGCAATCTTGCGCGCGATCCCGGACAAGCTCATGGGCGTTATGGCAATGGGCGCTGCGATTGCTGTGCTGTTTGTCCTGCCGTGGCTGGACCGCAGCCCGGTGCGTTCGATGCGTTACAAGGGCTGGCTGAGCCGGGTTTGGCTGGCGGTGTTCTGCGTGGCGTTTGTGACGCTGGGGGTGCTGGGGGTGTTGTCACCTACCCCGGGGCGCACATTGCTGTCGCAGATCTGCACCTTCCTGTACTTCGCGTATTTCATTCTGATGCCGTTCTATACCCGGCTCGAAAAAACCAAACCGGTTCCAGAGAGGGTGACAGGCTGA
- a CDS encoding cytochrome c1, producing MKKLFAVLMLACLPMLALAAGAGLKLEPVDIDVSDKAALQDGARTFVNYCMGCHGAKYQRYERVADDLGIAHETMLQMLVFTGAKIGDHMKSSMRAEDAKAWFGAEPPDLTLVARVRGTDWLYNYLRSFHEDPSRPMGVNNRVFPNVGMPNVLAGLQGRQVIGCKQVALEVDGKKQYDPLSGSPLTHQACDQLTVLPGTGSLNEEQFDEKVRNLVTFLAYSANPVKLEHQRIGTWVLLYLAFFFVFAWLLKREYWKDIH from the coding sequence ATGAAAAAGCTATTCGCTGTATTGATGCTGGCTTGCCTGCCCATGCTGGCTCTGGCGGCCGGAGCGGGTCTGAAGCTGGAGCCGGTCGACATCGACGTCTCCGACAAGGCTGCGCTGCAGGACGGTGCGCGCACGTTCGTCAACTACTGCATGGGCTGTCATGGGGCCAAGTATCAGCGCTATGAGCGTGTGGCGGACGATCTGGGTATCGCGCACGAAACCATGTTGCAGATGCTGGTGTTTACCGGTGCCAAGATCGGTGACCATATGAAAAGCAGCATGCGCGCCGAAGACGCCAAGGCCTGGTTCGGCGCCGAGCCGCCCGACCTGACCCTGGTGGCGCGGGTGCGCGGTACCGATTGGCTATATAACTACTTGCGCTCGTTCCATGAAGACCCGTCGCGACCTATGGGGGTCAACAATCGGGTATTCCCTAATGTCGGTATGCCCAATGTGCTGGCCGGTCTGCAAGGGCGTCAAGTTATCGGTTGCAAGCAGGTGGCGCTGGAAGTGGACGGCAAGAAGCAATATGACCCGTTGAGCGGTTCGCCCCTGACCCACCAAGCCTGCGATCAGCTGACTGTTCTGCCAGGTACGGGCAGTCTCAATGAGGAGCAGTTCGATGAAAAAGTCCGCAACCTGGTGACCTTTCTGGCTTACTCGGCCAACCCGGTGAAGCTTGAGCATCAGCGGATCGGCACCTGGGTGCTGTTGTACCTCGCGTTCTTCTTTGTATTTGCCTGGCTGTTGAAGCGCGAGTACTGGAAAGATATTCACTGA
- a CDS encoding glutathione S-transferase N-terminal domain-containing protein, with protein sequence MGVTNRLACYSDPADHYSHRVRIVLAEKGVAAEIIDVVADRLPAQLIEVNPYGSLPTLVDRDLALYEPTVVMEYLEERYPHPPLMPVYPVARANTRLLAHRIQRDWCALVDLILNPRSKEGERVQARKELRESLTGVSVLFAEKPFFLSDEQSLVDCCLLPILWRLPILGIELPRHAKPLLDYMERQFAREAFQASLSAAEREMR encoded by the coding sequence ATGGGCGTGACCAATCGGTTGGCCTGTTATTCCGACCCCGCCGACCACTATTCCCATCGCGTACGTATCGTGCTCGCCGAGAAGGGCGTTGCTGCCGAGATCATCGATGTGGTGGCTGACCGGCTGCCTGCGCAATTGATCGAGGTGAATCCTTACGGCAGCCTGCCGACTCTGGTCGATCGGGACCTGGCGTTGTACGAGCCGACGGTGGTGATGGAGTATCTGGAAGAGCGTTATCCGCATCCGCCCTTGATGCCGGTCTATCCGGTGGCCAGAGCCAATACCCGGTTGCTGGCCCACCGGATCCAGCGTGACTGGTGTGCGCTGGTGGATCTGATCCTGAATCCGCGCAGCAAGGAAGGCGAGCGGGTACAGGCGCGCAAGGAACTGCGCGAGAGTCTGACAGGTGTCTCTGTGTTGTTTGCCGAGAAACCTTTTTTTCTCAGTGACGAGCAAAGTCTCGTCGATTGCTGTCTACTGCCCATACTCTGGCGTTTGCCGATATTGGGTATTGAATTGCCGCGGCACGCCAAGCCGTTGCTCGATTACATGGAGCGCCAGTTCGCGCGCGAAGCATTTCAGGCAAGCCTGTCTGCTGCTGAACGTGAAATGCGCTAA
- a CDS encoding ClpXP protease specificity-enhancing factor translates to MNSSRPYLIRALYEWIVDNDCTPHILVNAEYPSVQVPQGFANDGQIVLNVSPSAVRQMHMDNDAVSFEGRFGGVPHTLYVPVGAILGIYARENGQGMVFDMEPALEERDVEEIEMDEETSPPDSEPPRPSGRPSLKVVK, encoded by the coding sequence ATGAACTCCAGTCGCCCTTATCTGATTCGTGCTCTTTACGAGTGGATTGTAGATAACGATTGCACCCCGCATATCCTGGTCAATGCCGAGTATCCGTCGGTGCAGGTCCCCCAGGGCTTTGCCAATGATGGCCAAATCGTCCTGAATGTCTCCCCCAGCGCCGTGCGGCAGATGCACATGGACAACGACGCAGTCAGCTTTGAAGGCCGCTTTGGTGGTGTTCCACATACCCTGTATGTGCCTGTCGGCGCAATTCTGGGCATCTATGCCCGGGAGAATGGCCAGGGTATGGTCTTTGACATGGAGCCGGCTCTGGAAGAGCGTGATGTCGAAGAGATCGAAATGGATGAAGAGACTTCCCCCCCTGACAGCGAGCCGCCACGCCCCAGCGGCAGGCCAAGCCTGAAAGTGGTGAAATAA
- a CDS encoding BON domain-containing protein, with product MTPNRLSLVFLALCLGLGGCSSVLTATRDEPINDDRGTRTLGSKIDDSLIETKAAVNISKAHPDLAEGSHIVVTSYNGIVLLAGQTPRAELKTIAEQAAASVQRVKKVNNELQVIAPSSFLARQNDTWLTTKIKSQMLTDNSIPGSRIKVVTENGIVYLLGLVTQQEANRATNLVQGVAGVQKIVKLFEYID from the coding sequence ATGACCCCTAATCGTCTCAGCCTGGTATTTCTGGCCCTGTGCCTGGGCCTTGGCGGCTGCAGCTCGGTGCTGACCGCCACCCGCGACGAGCCGATCAACGATGATCGGGGCACGCGCACCCTTGGCAGCAAGATCGATGACTCGCTGATCGAGACCAAAGCAGCCGTCAACATTTCCAAGGCCCACCCGGACCTGGCCGAAGGCTCGCACATTGTCGTCACCAGCTATAACGGCATCGTGCTGCTGGCTGGCCAGACGCCACGCGCCGAACTCAAGACCATCGCCGAACAGGCCGCCGCTTCGGTGCAACGGGTCAAGAAGGTCAATAACGAGCTGCAGGTGATTGCACCGTCATCGTTTCTGGCGCGCCAGAACGACACCTGGCTGACCACCAAGATCAAAAGCCAGATGCTCACCGACAACTCGATTCCCGGCTCACGCATCAAGGTCGTGACCGAGAACGGCATCGTCTACTTGCTGGGCCTTGTCACCCAACAGGAAGCCAACCGTGCCACCAATCTGGTTCAAGGTGTGGCGGGCGTGCAAAAGATCGTCAAACTCTTCGAATACATCGACTGA
- a CDS encoding phosphoheptose isomerase, with product MDMQSRIRRLFQASIDTKQQAMEVLAPHIELASQVMVNALLNEGKMLACGNGGSAGDAQHFSSELLNRFERERPSLPAIALTTDASTITSIANDYSFNEVFSKQIRALGQPGDVLLAISTSGNSANIIQAIQAAHDREMIVVALTGRDGGDVASLLLPEDVEIRVPAKVTARIQEVHLLAIHCLCDLIDSQLFGSEE from the coding sequence ATGGACATGCAATCCCGTATTCGCCGGCTCTTCCAGGCCAGCATCGACACCAAGCAGCAGGCGATGGAAGTGCTTGCCCCGCATATCGAGCTGGCCAGCCAGGTCATGGTCAATGCCCTGCTCAACGAGGGCAAGATGCTGGCGTGCGGCAACGGCGGCTCGGCGGGCGATGCCCAGCACTTTTCTTCGGAGCTGCTTAACCGCTTCGAACGGGAACGCCCGAGCCTTCCCGCCATCGCCCTGACCACTGATGCCTCGACCATCACCTCGATTGCCAACGATTACAGCTTCAACGAAGTGTTTTCCAAACAGATCCGCGCCCTGGGTCAGCCTGGCGATGTATTGCTGGCCATTTCCACCAGTGGCAACTCGGCGAACATTATTCAGGCGATCCAGGCCGCACATGATCGCGAAATGATTGTCGTAGCATTGACTGGACGCGACGGCGGCGATGTTGCTTCGCTGCTGCTGCCCGAAGACGTGGAAATCCGCGTACCGGCGAAAGTCACCGCACGAATTCAAGAAGTCCACCTGCTGGCGATCCACTGCCTCTGCGATCTGATCGACAGCCAATTGTTCGGGAGTGAAGAATGA
- a CDS encoding YraN family protein gives MKSGSSTAGHEAETFALQHLQQQGLQLITRNWSCRRGELDLVMLDGSTVVFVEVRYRRQRGWGSALESVDARKQEKLVATAQLFLQQEPHWADHPCRFDVVAVDGEPESAAPLNWLKSAFDS, from the coding sequence TTGAAATCAGGCAGTAGTACTGCAGGGCACGAGGCCGAAACCTTCGCCCTGCAGCACCTGCAGCAGCAGGGCCTGCAATTGATTACACGCAACTGGTCCTGCCGACGCGGCGAGCTTGATCTGGTCATGCTTGATGGCTCTACAGTAGTATTCGTCGAAGTGCGCTATCGCCGCCAACGCGGCTGGGGTAGCGCGCTGGAAAGTGTCGACGCGCGCAAGCAGGAAAAACTCGTCGCAACCGCGCAGTTGTTCCTGCAGCAAGAACCACACTGGGCCGACCATCCTTGCCGCTTTGATGTAGTGGCAGTTGATGGAGAGCCCGAGAGTGCCGCTCCACTGAACTGGCTCAAAAGCGCATTCGACAGCTGA
- a CDS encoding penicillin-binding protein activator, with amino-acid sequence MIASLRLFSALCLAALLAACAGSPSSNLGELPRTPDASIEQLLEQAANAKTPDKAATLRLSAAELANRQGNPGRAAQLLAQVQIDQLPPGLQVLASTLSAELALGRNQPKAALEALSHPSLQRLAELSVEQQIRTHQVHARALELDGQILPAARERVFAGPLLQGNEASANNDAIWKLVSALPAEQLQGTGNDDLSGWLNLARAIKSAGTLEQQQAAIDSWKAQNPQHPAAQQLPAALAQLRSLTSVPLTRIALLLPQEGPLANVAKALREGFLAAHYQAQQAGQNPPAIQVFDSSRVTSMDEFYRQAQAAGVQLVVGPLEKELVKQLSARPQLPISTLALNYSDSATAGPQELFQFGLAAEDEAREVARRAWSEGKRTAVAMVPKGEWGDRVLAAFNNSWRAKGGTLLAVERIDQPVDLARQIADMFQLRSSEGRAQRLQAATGAQVAAQPSRRQDIDFMFLVATPQQAQQIKPTMVFQYAGDVPVYATSQLFTNSNDRAQYNDLNGVRFCDTPWMLNANDPLRQQVVTQWPQAASSLGRLYAMGVDAYRLAPRLTQLKALPDSRLDGLSGSLSLNANRRIERQLPWAEFVNGEVQRLPDTAP; translated from the coding sequence ATGATCGCTAGTCTGCGGCTGTTCTCTGCCCTCTGCCTTGCCGCCCTGCTGGCAGCTTGCGCCGGTTCACCATCATCAAACCTTGGTGAACTCCCTCGCACCCCCGACGCCAGCATTGAGCAGTTGCTGGAACAGGCGGCCAATGCCAAGACACCGGACAAAGCGGCCACGCTGCGCTTGAGCGCCGCAGAGCTTGCCAATCGTCAGGGCAACCCGGGCCGTGCCGCACAGTTGCTGGCCCAGGTCCAGATCGACCAGTTGCCGCCGGGGCTGCAGGTTCTGGCCAGCACCCTGTCGGCAGAACTGGCGCTGGGGCGCAACCAGCCCAAGGCAGCCCTTGAAGCCCTGTCGCACCCTAGCCTGCAGCGCCTGGCAGAACTCTCGGTAGAACAGCAGATCCGCACCCACCAGGTCCATGCCCGCGCACTGGAACTCGATGGCCAGATCCTGCCAGCAGCCCGTGAGCGGGTCTTTGCAGGCCCCTTGCTGCAAGGCAATGAGGCGAGCGCCAACAACGATGCTATCTGGAAACTGGTTTCAGCCCTGCCCGCCGAGCAGTTGCAAGGCACCGGCAATGATGACCTGAGCGGCTGGCTGAACCTGGCCCGGGCGATCAAAAGCGCCGGCACTCTGGAACAGCAACAGGCGGCGATCGATAGCTGGAAAGCCCAGAACCCTCAGCACCCTGCTGCACAGCAACTGCCAGCTGCACTGGCACAACTGCGTTCGCTGACCAGCGTACCCCTGACCCGCATCGCCCTGCTGCTGCCGCAGGAAGGTCCGCTGGCCAATGTGGCCAAAGCGCTGCGCGAAGGTTTCCTGGCGGCGCATTACCAGGCTCAGCAAGCCGGTCAGAACCCGCCAGCGATCCAGGTGTTCGACAGCTCGCGCGTCACCTCGATGGATGAGTTCTACCGTCAGGCCCAGGCCGCCGGCGTGCAACTGGTGGTCGGCCCCCTTGAGAAAGAACTGGTCAAGCAACTCAGTGCCCGCCCGCAATTGCCGATTTCCACGCTGGCCCTGAACTACAGCGACAGCGCCACCGCCGGTCCTCAAGAACTGTTCCAGTTCGGCCTGGCCGCAGAAGACGAAGCCCGTGAAGTGGCACGCCGCGCCTGGTCAGAAGGCAAGCGCACCGCCGTGGCCATGGTTCCGAAAGGTGAATGGGGCGATCGCGTCCTGGCAGCATTCAACAACAGCTGGCGCGCCAAGGGCGGCACCCTGCTGGCAGTGGAGCGCATCGACCAGCCAGTGGATCTGGCCCGCCAGATCGCCGACATGTTCCAACTGCGCTCCAGCGAAGGCCGCGCCCAGCGCCTGCAGGCTGCGACCGGCGCCCAGGTGGCTGCACAACCGTCGCGTCGCCAGGACATCGACTTCATGTTCCTGGTCGCCACCCCGCAACAAGCCCAGCAGATCAAACCGACCATGGTTTTCCAGTACGCAGGCGACGTACCGGTCTATGCGACTTCGCAACTGTTCACCAACAGCAATGATCGCGCCCAGTACAACGATCTCAACGGGGTACGCTTCTGTGACACCCCATGGATGCTCAATGCCAATGACCCGCTGCGTCAGCAGGTCGTCACTCAATGGCCGCAAGCCGCCAGCAGCCTGGGCCGCCTGTATGCGATGGGCGTCGACGCCTATCGCCTGGCACCACGCCTGACCCAGCTCAAGGCGCTGCCCGACAGCCGCCTGGACGGCCTGTCCGGCAGTCTGAGCCTGAATGCCAACCGCCGCATCGAACGTCAACTGCCGTGGGCAGAGTTCGTCAACGGCGAAGTCCAGCGCCTGCCGGACACCGCGCCTTGA
- the rsmI gene encoding 16S rRNA (cytidine(1402)-2'-O)-methyltransferase, with product MTVAPASNSATGSLYVVATPIGNLDDMSVRALKVLRDVALIAAEDTRHSLRLMQHFGIATPLAACHEHNERNEGSRFIERLLAGDDVALISDAGTPLISDPGYHLVRQARAAGIKVVPVPGACALIAALSAAGLPSDRFIFEGFLPAKAVGRKSRLEQLREEPRTLIFYEAPHRILECLQDMEAVFGEERPAVLARELTKTFETLKGLPLAQLRSFVEADSNQQRGECVVLVAGWSVAQEDDAISAEARRVLDLLLQDLPVKRAAALAAEITGVRKNLLYQLALDKQKQ from the coding sequence TTGACTGTCGCGCCCGCTTCGAATTCCGCCACCGGTTCGCTTTATGTCGTGGCTACCCCTATCGGCAATCTGGACGACATGAGCGTGCGGGCACTGAAGGTCCTGCGCGACGTCGCACTTATCGCTGCCGAGGATACCCGGCATTCATTGCGCTTGATGCAACACTTTGGCATAGCGACACCACTGGCGGCCTGTCATGAGCATAACGAGCGTAATGAAGGTAGTCGCTTTATCGAGCGCTTACTGGCGGGCGACGATGTTGCGCTGATTTCCGATGCGGGCACGCCGTTGATTTCCGATCCGGGCTACCACCTGGTCCGGCAGGCGCGTGCGGCAGGAATCAAGGTGGTCCCGGTACCAGGCGCTTGCGCGTTGATTGCGGCGCTATCGGCGGCCGGCTTGCCCTCGGACCGGTTCATCTTCGAAGGCTTTCTGCCAGCGAAGGCGGTGGGGCGCAAATCCAGGCTTGAGCAATTGCGTGAAGAGCCGCGGACCTTGATCTTTTATGAGGCGCCGCACCGGATCCTGGAGTGTCTGCAGGACATGGAAGCGGTGTTTGGCGAAGAGCGGCCAGCCGTGCTGGCTCGTGAGTTGACCAAGACCTTCGAGACCCTCAAGGGTCTGCCGCTGGCGCAGTTGCGATCGTTTGTCGAGGCTGACAGCAACCAGCAGCGCGGTGAGTGCGTTGTTTTGGTCGCCGGCTGGAGCGTAGCGCAGGAAGATGATGCGATCAGCGCCGAGGCGCGTCGGGTTCTTGATTTGCTCTTGCAGGATTTACCGGTCAAACGCGCTGCCGCGTTGGCAGCGGAAATTACCGGTGTGCGCAAGAATCTGCTCTATCAACTGGCGCTGGATAAACAGAAACAATGA
- the mraZ gene encoding division/cell wall cluster transcriptional repressor MraZ, whose protein sequence is MFRGANAINLDAKGRLAMPSRYRDELDSRSGGQLIVTIDAIDPCLCIYPLSEWELIEAKLRELATFREENRRLQRLLIGNAVDLELDGSGRFLVPPRLRDYAKLDKRVMLVGQLNKFQLWDEDAWNALADADLAAIQQPGAMPDDLRDLIL, encoded by the coding sequence GTGTTCCGTGGTGCCAACGCGATCAATCTCGACGCTAAAGGTCGTCTCGCTATGCCGAGCCGGTATCGCGACGAGTTGGATTCGCGCAGTGGTGGCCAGTTGATAGTAACCATTGATGCCATAGATCCCTGCTTGTGCATTTATCCGCTGTCCGAGTGGGAACTGATTGAGGCGAAGCTGCGAGAGCTCGCCACCTTTCGTGAAGAAAACCGCCGTTTGCAGCGGCTATTGATTGGTAATGCGGTCGATCTTGAACTCGACGGCAGTGGACGTTTTCTGGTGCCGCCACGACTGCGCGACTACGCCAAGTTGGATAAGCGCGTGATGTTAGTTGGCCAGCTAAACAAGTTTCAATTGTGGGACGAGGACGCCTGGAACGCTCTTGCTGATGCGGACCTGGCGGCTATTCAACAACCCGGCGCGATGCCCGACGATTTACGTGACCTGATCCTGTGA
- the rsmH gene encoding 16S rRNA (cytosine(1402)-N(4))-methyltransferase RsmH, whose translation MNSGFTHITVLLEEAVEALAVRADGCYLDGTFGRGGHSRLLLSQLGAEGQLLGFDKDPQAIATGQTLAAEDGRFVIVQRSFAELGAEVAERGLQGKVSGILMDLGVSSPQLDDPERGFSFMHDGPLDMRMNPGQGISAAEFVASAPAEELARVFKQYGEERFARRMANAVVERRQLRPFERTADLAEVLKVANPAWEKGKHPATRAFQGLRIHVNNELGDLETGLEAAIDALEVGGRLVVISFHSLEDRIVKLFMRKLVKGEADNLPRNLPVQAKVFEPRIRLVGKAQFASEAETRANPRSRSAVMRVAEKLR comes from the coding sequence ATGAATAGCGGTTTTACCCACATCACCGTACTGCTCGAAGAAGCTGTCGAGGCTTTGGCTGTGCGCGCCGATGGCTGCTATCTGGATGGCACGTTCGGTCGTGGCGGTCACAGTCGTCTGCTGCTCAGCCAGTTGGGGGCTGAGGGGCAGTTGTTAGGGTTCGACAAGGACCCGCAGGCGATTGCCACGGGGCAAACGCTGGCGGCCGAAGACGGCCGCTTTGTCATTGTGCAGCGCAGCTTTGCCGAGCTGGGGGCCGAGGTGGCCGAGCGCGGTTTGCAAGGCAAGGTCAGTGGCATTCTGATGGACCTGGGCGTCTCGTCGCCGCAGCTTGACGACCCGGAGCGCGGTTTCAGCTTCATGCATGATGGTCCGTTGGACATGCGCATGAATCCGGGGCAGGGCATCAGTGCTGCCGAATTCGTCGCCAGCGCACCTGCCGAAGAACTGGCGCGGGTGTTCAAGCAATACGGTGAAGAGCGTTTTGCCCGGCGGATGGCCAACGCTGTTGTCGAGCGGCGCCAGCTGCGTCCTTTCGAGCGTACCGCCGACCTGGCTGAGGTGCTCAAGGTCGCCAACCCGGCCTGGGAAAAGGGCAAGCATCCGGCAACCCGCGCTTTCCAGGGGTTGCGCATTCACGTCAACAACGAACTGGGCGACCTTGAAACCGGTCTTGAAGCGGCCATCGATGCCCTTGAAGTGGGTGGTCGTCTGGTGGTTATCAGCTTCCATTCTCTGGAAGACCGGATCGTCAAGCTGTTCATGCGCAAGCTGGTCAAGGGCGAGGCCGACAACCTGCCACGCAATCTGCCGGTGCAGGCCAAGGTTTTCGAGCCGCGCATCAGGCTGGTCGGCAAGGCGCAATTCGCTTCTGAAGCAGAAACCCGTGCCAACCCGCGTTCGCGCAGCGCTGTCATGCGTGTCGCGGAGAAGTTGCGGTGA
- the ftsL gene encoding cell division protein FtsL yields MSRLFFKPLPTGSFFMLLLFIAVLVSAIGVSYSAHWNRQLLNSLYTETSIRDKAQAEWGRLILEQSTWTAHSRIENLATEQLKMRIPNAGEVRMVAP; encoded by the coding sequence GTGAGTCGCCTGTTCTTCAAGCCATTGCCTACCGGCAGCTTTTTCATGCTGCTGCTGTTCATCGCTGTGCTGGTGTCAGCCATTGGTGTTTCCTATAGCGCGCACTGGAACCGTCAGCTGCTCAACTCGCTGTATACAGAAACCAGTATTCGCGACAAGGCGCAGGCCGAGTGGGGACGACTGATCCTCGAACAGAGCACCTGGACAGCGCACAGCCGGATTGAAAACCTGGCCACCGAGCAGCTCAAAATGCGCATCCCCAATGCGGGTGAAGTGCGGATGGTGGCGCCATGA